The following coding sequences lie in one Synechococcus sp. CC9902 genomic window:
- a CDS encoding non-canonical purine NTP pyrophosphatase, translating into MSQLLTIASGNPSKVAEIEAMLGPLPLVVQRQPDDLDVEETGDTYGDNANLKATAAALRTKGWAIADDSGLEVDALQGAPGLYSARYATGDQAKVQRILDELGNTPYRSACFRSTMVLSDPTGNCVAAAEGVCWGEILKAPAYLNGGYESLLWVREAGCTYGQLNESQLSRLGSRGKAARALATHLKQFLKLH; encoded by the coding sequence TTGAGCCAGCTTTTGACCATCGCCAGCGGCAACCCCAGCAAGGTCGCAGAGATCGAAGCCATGCTCGGCCCTCTACCACTTGTTGTTCAACGCCAACCCGACGATTTGGACGTTGAGGAAACAGGGGACACCTATGGAGACAACGCCAACCTGAAAGCCACCGCCGCGGCCCTACGAACCAAAGGGTGGGCCATCGCCGACGATTCCGGCCTAGAGGTGGATGCGCTTCAGGGGGCTCCAGGCCTCTACTCAGCCCGCTACGCAACTGGCGATCAAGCCAAAGTTCAACGAATCCTCGATGAATTAGGCAACACTCCTTACCGAAGCGCCTGCTTCAGAAGCACGATGGTGCTCAGCGATCCAACGGGCAACTGCGTCGCAGCCGCGGAAGGGGTGTGCTGGGGAGAGATTCTTAAAGCACCTGCCTATCTCAATGGCGGGTACGAGTCGTTGCTTTGGGTGCGCGAAGCCGGCTGCACCTATGGCCAACTCAATGAATCACAACTCAGTCGACTGGGAAGCCGAGGCAAAGCAGCTCGCGCTTTGGCAACACACCTAAAACAATTTTTGAAGCTTCACTGA
- a CDS encoding BMC domain-containing protein, with protein MTRFASFEERERRLGGSSLVTGTEVQKASASGASCVVTTDSESPRLLRQNSQVQSIELRTYVFIDSLQPQLAAYMGTVSQGFLPIPGDACLWMEVSPGMAVHRVTDIALKASNVRLGQMVVERAFGSMALYHRDQSTVLHSGDVVLEAIGSTIAQRNPAEVSWTEVIRAITPDHAVLINRQNRRGSMIEAGMSMFILETEPAGYVLIAANEAEKSSNITLVDVKAVGAFGRLTLAGREGDVEEAAAAAMRAIEMVNRNASYR; from the coding sequence GCCTCTGCTAGTGGAGCCAGCTGCGTCGTCACAACCGACTCGGAATCCCCACGGTTGTTGCGCCAAAACAGCCAGGTTCAGTCGATTGAGCTGCGCACCTACGTTTTTATCGACTCGCTTCAGCCGCAACTGGCGGCCTACATGGGAACGGTGAGTCAGGGATTTCTTCCCATCCCCGGAGATGCGTGCCTGTGGATGGAGGTGTCACCAGGGATGGCTGTGCACCGCGTTACTGATATTGCGCTGAAGGCCAGCAATGTTCGGCTTGGCCAAATGGTGGTGGAACGGGCTTTCGGCTCGATGGCCCTTTATCACCGTGATCAGAGCACGGTGCTGCATTCCGGGGATGTGGTTCTGGAAGCCATCGGCAGCACGATTGCCCAGCGCAATCCGGCTGAGGTGAGCTGGACTGAGGTGATCCGTGCGATCACGCCTGATCACGCTGTTTTGATCAATCGTCAGAACCGCCGCGGATCGATGATTGAGGCGGGCATGAGCATGTTCATTCTCGAAACAGAGCCTGCCGGTTACGTGCTGATCGCAGCCAACGAGGCTGAAAAATCATCGAACATCACTCTTGTGGATGTGAAGGCTGTGGGTGCCTTTGGGCGATTGACCCTGGCTGGTCGTGAGGGTGATGTGGAGGAAGCGGCCGCTGCTGCCATGCGGGCTATTGAGATGGTCAACCGCAACGCGTCATATCGCTGA